One genomic region from Quercus robur chromosome 4, dhQueRobu3.1, whole genome shotgun sequence encodes:
- the LOC126721749 gene encoding uncharacterized protein LOC126721749, which translates to MFGNWEESYQRLLMAYIDQDLTTQVFYRITPTNEDDTVLLHYVFWSFGPCISGFKYCKPIINIDGTHLYGKYQGKLLVAMAIDANNKVFPFTFAVVDCELGSNWRWFLQCLKETIGHMIPDEGICIISDRHLGIKNAIANWPRGDDGRTRYCLRHVASNFNTHFQNSTLKSAALKAGYASQVVKFDTIMESIKQVEIKAIRNKKKVMGKDGKEKNQDYLPYTYLISESVDMWTQSHDGGRRFGAMTTNISECFNGVLKGARGLPIAALVEFTWNKLV; encoded by the coding sequence ATGTTTGGGAATTGGGAAGAGTCTTACCAAAGGTTGCTAATGGCATATATTGATCAGGACCTAACTACCCAGGTGTTCTATCGTATCACACCCACCAATGAAGATGACACCGTATTGTTGCATTatgtgttttggtcttttggtCCATGCATATCAGGATTCAAATACTGCAAGCCGATTATCAATATTGATGGGACGCATCTGTATGGTAAATATCAGGGAAAGTTGTTGGTCGCAATGGCAATCGATGCTAACAATAAGGTATTCCCTTTCACCTTTGCTGTTGTGGATTGTGAATTAGGGTCCAATTGGAGGTGGTTTTTACAGTGCCTCAAAGAAACGATTGGCCACATGATACCTGATGAAGGCATTTGCATAATTTCTGACCGACATCTCGGTATCAAAAACGCCATTGCAAACTGGCCTAGAGGGGATGATGGAAGAACTagatattgccttcgacatgttgctagcaacttcaacaccCATTTTCAGAACTCAACTCTAAAGTCAGCAGCGTTGAAAGCGGGATATGCTAGTCAGGTAGTTAAATTTGATACTATAATGGAATCCATTAAGCAGGTGGAAATTAAGGCCATTAGGAATAAGAAGAAGGTGATGGGGAAGGATGGCAAggaaaagaatcaagattatctTCCATACACATACCTAATAAGCGAGTCTGTGGATATGTGGACCCAGTCACATGATGGTGGGAGACGTTttggggcaatgacaaccaatataTCAGAGTGCTTCAATGGTGTACTGAAAGGTGCACGGGGCCTTCCTATTGCCGCGTTGGTTGAGTTCACTTGGAACAAACTTGTTTAA